Proteins from a single region of Parasedimentitalea psychrophila:
- a CDS encoding peptidoglycan-binding domain-containing protein: MTPIRPFFVAAILLASLSACAPPDANTATVTRGGLNAPPGAAPDSCWGKQTRPAIIETVTHQVMLQPAELLADGSVIRPAVFKTETRQDIVRPRRESWYQILCAADLTPALIASVQRALTARKLYHGAIHGQMDRATRAAVRRYQKPQGLNSNLLSLAAARQLGLVAIAG, translated from the coding sequence ATGACCCCGATCCGACCCTTTTTTGTGGCGGCCATCCTGCTGGCCAGCCTAAGCGCCTGCGCCCCGCCAGACGCCAATACCGCAACCGTCACCCGGGGCGGCCTGAACGCCCCTCCGGGGGCGGCGCCGGACAGTTGCTGGGGCAAGCAGACCAGGCCGGCGATCATTGAAACAGTCACCCATCAGGTGATGCTGCAACCGGCCGAGCTGCTGGCAGATGGCAGCGTGATCCGGCCGGCGGTGTTCAAAACCGAAACCCGGCAGGATATTGTCCGCCCGCGTCGCGAAAGCTGGTACCAAATCCTCTGCGCCGCCGATCTGACACCTGCGCTCATCGCCTCGGTGCAACGCGCACTGACCGCCCGTAAGCTGTATCACGGCGCCATCCATGGCCAGATGGACCGGGCCACCCGGGCCGCAGTGCGCCGCTATCAAAAGCCCCAGGGGCTGAACAGCAACCTGTTGTCGCTTGCAGCGGCCCGCCAATTGGGACTTGTTGCCATTGCAGGCTGA
- a CDS encoding OB-fold nucleic acid binding domain-containing protein, which produces MPQPPSYRPPNWPRPPGCLIAARLAEPPENARITVAGLVILRQRPGTAKGVIFLTLEDETGIINIIVWRKIYEAFRRAVIAGRLLRVTGRLQRAHSVTHVIAEQIEDISPMLDLLLTEQGRQGNDAFAPLPDLG; this is translated from the coding sequence ATGCCGCAGCCTCCGTCATATCGCCCCCCCAACTGGCCCCGCCCGCCCGGCTGCCTGATTGCCGCCCGCCTGGCCGAGCCGCCGGAAAACGCCCGTATCACGGTTGCCGGGCTGGTGATCCTGCGTCAGCGTCCCGGCACCGCCAAGGGGGTGATTTTCCTGACGCTTGAGGACGAAACCGGCATCATCAACATCATCGTCTGGCGCAAAATATACGAAGCATTTCGGCGCGCGGTGATCGCCGGACGATTGCTGCGGGTGACCGGCCGGCTGCAACGAGCGCATTCCGTGACCCATGTGATCGCCGAACAGATCGAGGACATCTCGCCGATGCTGGACCTGCTGCTAACCGAACAGGGACGCCAGGGTAACGACGCCTTTGCGCCGCTGCCGGATCTGGGCTAG
- a CDS encoding 2Fe-2S iron-sulfur cluster-binding protein, which produces MAKITYVEHNGTEHVVDVASGLTVMEGARDNNIPGIEGDCGGACACSTCHVYVAPDWVEKIPAKDDMEEDMLDFAYEPDPARSRLTCQIKVSDALDGLVVQMPEKQI; this is translated from the coding sequence ATGGCCAAGATTACCTATGTCGAGCACAACGGCACTGAGCATGTCGTGGACGTCGCCAGCGGGCTGACCGTCATGGAAGGCGCGCGTGACAACAATATTCCGGGCATCGAGGGCGACTGTGGTGGTGCCTGCGCCTGTTCAACCTGTCACGTCTATGTTGCGCCTGACTGGGTCGAGAAAATCCCGGCCAAGGACGACATGGAAGAGGACATGCTGGACTTTGCCTATGAGCCGGACCCAGCCCGTTCACGTCTGACCTGTCAGATCAAGGTGTCCGATGCCTTGGATGGCCTGGTTGTACAGATGCCGGAAAAACAGATCTGA
- a CDS encoding VCBS repeat-containing protein — translation MFIPGEVARRLLPRPWPGPTRHALRLLRLWLGGLVLMAASMAQATPPDVIVSARFIEPTTRYDHAILGDDVEWGALELLVDACSGCDGSVAYRLIIRLPETHVFEDLEPRIIEGDDGPTLVMVVESSLTQGARLSLYDERGLYAATPFIGRPHRWLAPIGSADLDGDGWPEVAYIDRPHLAKTLRIWSLRDGELVEVASKTGLTNHRIGEDFITSGIRDCGDGPEVVTVDSGWSRIVASTLGAGEISSRDIGAFEGRGSMDRALDCR, via the coding sequence ATGTTTATCCCGGGTGAGGTGGCGCGGCGTCTTTTGCCCCGCCCCTGGCCCGGTCCTACCCGCCACGCGCTGCGGCTTTTGCGCCTGTGGCTTGGCGGGCTGGTGCTGATGGCTGCCAGCATGGCCCAGGCGACACCGCCGGATGTGATCGTCTCGGCCCGATTTATTGAGCCCACCACACGCTATGATCACGCTATTCTGGGCGATGATGTGGAGTGGGGCGCGTTAGAGCTGCTGGTTGACGCCTGTTCTGGCTGTGATGGTAGCGTGGCGTACCGATTGATCATCCGGCTGCCGGAAACCCATGTCTTTGAAGATCTGGAACCGCGTATCATTGAGGGCGATGACGGCCCGACGCTGGTGATGGTGGTTGAGAGCAGCCTGACCCAAGGCGCCCGGCTGTCGCTGTATGACGAGCGTGGGCTATATGCGGCGACACCGTTCATTGGCCGCCCACATCGCTGGCTGGCGCCGATCGGATCCGCTGATCTGGATGGCGACGGCTGGCCCGAGGTGGCTTATATCGACCGTCCACATCTGGCCAAGACGTTGCGGATCTGGAGCCTGCGGGATGGGGAGTTGGTGGAAGTGGCCAGCAAGACCGGGCTGACCAATCACCGGATTGGCGAGGATTTCATTACCTCGGGTATTCGCGATTGTGGCGATGGGCCGGAGGTGGTGACGGTGGATAGTGGCTGGTCACGGATTGTGGCGTCGACACTGGGCGCCGGGGAGATCAGTAGCCGGGATATTGGGGCGTTTGAGGGGCGGGGAAGTATGGATCGGGCGTTGGACTGTCGGTAG